One segment of Sulfobacillus thermosulfidooxidans DSM 9293 DNA contains the following:
- a CDS encoding ABC transporter substrate-binding protein, which translates to MTTFVKTTAFAMLSSTLLAACGTPTASATHPSQATTTHHPTTVVFWYGLGGALGHQVQTMVAEFNRTHPLIHVEADYEGSYSDSGPLQQKLLAAIVAHHPPDVAQIEVHSMPVFAATGALAPLNQYINHSSIDGPSHYLPGMAVTTTIHGTIYGVPFNRSVPLIIYNATLFKNAGITKPPATWPELIHDARLLTQHDGSQSVYGFAPLANWWPWESQVWSAGGHIMNQSLTRATFDSPSGEKVTTAVEALIHAGDAEAFPGSEGWDNTLTAFYQGKVAMIEDSSGDLGYDAQQIGHKFAWGAAMMPKDPVEAVPPGGADAIIFKNASKPVANAAWTFIQWWTAPAQTMAWSEATGYLPVQQAVLSNATYQRFLATHPQNKVALAELAYQKQPPQSPHYLALLQYVQDAMQSAYFTNTSVSQAMKMAAQQTDAVVSGQ; encoded by the coding sequence ATGACAACCTTCGTAAAAACCACTGCCTTTGCGATGCTCTCCAGCACGCTACTCGCCGCCTGTGGCACCCCGACGGCGAGTGCTACTCACCCCAGTCAAGCCACCACAACCCACCACCCGACAACAGTTGTCTTCTGGTATGGCCTCGGCGGTGCCCTCGGTCACCAGGTGCAAACCATGGTCGCCGAGTTTAATCGCACCCATCCGTTGATTCACGTTGAAGCCGACTATGAAGGCAGTTATAGCGACAGTGGTCCGTTGCAACAGAAATTGCTCGCCGCCATCGTCGCCCATCATCCCCCTGACGTGGCCCAGATCGAAGTCCATTCCATGCCCGTATTTGCCGCTACGGGGGCACTAGCTCCCTTGAATCAATACATTAACCACTCGTCCATTGACGGCCCATCGCACTACTTGCCCGGCATGGCGGTCACCACCACGATTCATGGGACAATTTATGGCGTGCCCTTCAACCGAAGCGTCCCCCTGATCATTTATAACGCAACGTTGTTCAAAAACGCCGGCATTACCAAGCCGCCGGCCACGTGGCCTGAACTCATCCATGACGCTCGTCTGCTGACCCAACATGATGGCAGTCAAAGCGTTTACGGGTTTGCCCCGCTCGCGAATTGGTGGCCCTGGGAATCACAAGTGTGGTCAGCCGGTGGCCACATTATGAATCAATCCCTCACCCGGGCCACGTTCGACAGCCCTTCCGGAGAAAAGGTCACGACAGCCGTCGAAGCGCTTATCCACGCCGGGGATGCCGAAGCCTTTCCGGGATCGGAAGGATGGGATAATACGCTCACCGCATTTTACCAAGGCAAAGTCGCGATGATAGAAGATTCCTCGGGAGACCTCGGATATGATGCCCAACAAATTGGTCATAAGTTTGCGTGGGGTGCTGCCATGATGCCGAAAGATCCGGTCGAAGCGGTGCCTCCGGGAGGTGCCGATGCGATCATTTTCAAAAACGCGTCCAAACCAGTCGCTAACGCAGCCTGGACCTTTATTCAGTGGTGGACAGCGCCCGCCCAAACCATGGCATGGTCAGAAGCCACAGGATATCTCCCCGTGCAACAAGCCGTCTTATCCAATGCCACCTATCAGCGTTTTTTGGCCACGCATCCGCAGAATAAGGTGGCATTGGCCGAGTTAGCGTATCAAAAGCAACCCCCACAGTCCCCGCATTACTTGGCTCTGCTCCAATATGTGCAAGATGCCATGCAGTCGGCATACTTTACCAACACCTCCGTGTCCCAAGCCATGAAAATGGCCGCGCAACAAACCGATGCGGTCGTGTCGGGCCAGTAG